One part of the Vicia villosa cultivar HV-30 ecotype Madison, WI linkage group LG6, Vvil1.0, whole genome shotgun sequence genome encodes these proteins:
- the LOC131609131 gene encoding protein ACTIVITY OF BC1 COMPLEX KINASE 3, chloroplastic-like, which produces MATVAIQPCPSWTRGSIPIPKPIQRRRFRGRTKLTRLKVLAAVVEATPSTTVPSIGNRNNRALTLPFNRADDLQAEARAMGRAVNATLYSPELLASKYGSQPIKVVQRAIEIVSSLGSFGLKLFLEQKNGMLEKNKRTRATELKTIFTQLGPTFVKLGQGLSTRPDICPPEYLEELSELQDGLPTFPDEEAFACIERELGVSLDSIFSSISPSPIAAASLGQVYKARLKYSGKLVAIKVQRPSIEEAIGLDFYLIRGLGFFINKYVDIITTDVVALIDEFARRVFQELNYVQEGQNARRFKKLYADRPDICVPDIFWDYTSAKVLAMDWVDGVKLNEQEAIERQGLKVLDLVNTGIQCSLRQLLEYGYFHADPHPGNLLATPDGRLAFLDFGMMSETPEDARSAIIGHVVHLVNRDYEAMARDYYALDFLSPDVDVSPIVPALRDFFDDALNYTVSELNFKTLVDGLGNVLYQFPFNVPAYYALILRSLTVLEGLALNADPNFKVLAASYPYFAKRLLTDPNPYLRDALIELLFKDEKFRWSRLEDLLIQGRMDSDFSAKEALQPVLKVLLSPDGEVIRTLVIKEAVRVSEAFTLSSISDTYKSVPDFMRTLVFNGNANGPLMMSESEMQSMIELRNQVLRIWGLLQSSNDFDPALLLPIFQILRQPEVRKLGGGVMDGITQRFLARFLQQVLRVPATASA; this is translated from the exons ATGGCCACGGTAGCAATACAGCCATGTCCTTCATGGACGCGTGGCTCAATCCCCATTCCAAAACCCATCCAACGACGTCGTTTCAGAGGCAGAACAAAACTCACACGCCTCAAAGTTCTAGCTGCTGTCGTGGAAGCTACGCCTTCAACCACCGTACCTTCGATCGGAAACAGAAACAACCGTGCCCTGACGCTTCCGTTCAACCGTGCAGATGATCTTCAAGCGGAAGCAAGAGCCATGGGACGTGCAGTTAATGCTACTCTCTATAGCCCTGAACTACTGGCCTCCAAATATGGATCCCAGCCTATCAAG GTGGTTCAAAGGGCTATTGAGATTGTGAGTTCTTTGGGTTCATTTGGGTTGAAGCTGTTTTTGGAGCAGAAGAATGGGATGCTTGAAAAGAATAAAAGGACTCGTGCAACTGAATTGAAGACTATATTCACACAACTAGGACCAACTTTTGTGAAGTTGGGTCAAGGATTGTCAACTAGGCCTGATATATGCCCACCTGAATATTTGGAGGAACTCTCTGAGCTTCAG GATGGTTTGCCTACATTTCCTGACGAGGAGGCCTTTGCATGCATTGAAAGGGAATTAGGAGTATCCCTTGACTCTATTTTTTCATCTATATCACCATCACCAATAGCTGCAGCTAGTTTGGGTCAAGTTTATAAAGCTAGGTTGAAATACTCGGGTAAACTCGTGGCTATCAAGGTGCAACGTCCTAGCATCGAGGAGGCTATAGGATTGGACTTCTACCTAATTAGAGGTCTTGggtttttcataaataaatatgtAGATATAATTACCACTGATGTTGTTGCTCTTATTGATGAATTTGCACGGAGAGTTTTTCAAGAGCTCAACTATGTGCAG GAGGGACAAAATGCAAGGAGGTTCAAAAAATTGTATGCCGACAGACCAGatatttgtgttcctgatattttCTGGGATTATACAAGCGCTAAAGTACTGGCAATGGATTGGGTTGATGGAGTCAAGCTAAACGAGCAAGAAGCTATTGAGAGACAAGGATTGAAAGTCTTGGATCTTGTGAACACAGGCATACAATGCAGCCTCAGGCAACTACTTGAGTATGGATATTTCCATGCAGATCCACATCCTGGGAACCTTTTAGCAACGCCTGATGGGAGACTTGCTTTTCTTGACTTCGGAATGATGAGTGAGACACCAGAAGACGCACGATCTGCTATAATTGGTCATGTTGTTCACTTGGTTAACCGAGATTACGAAGCTATGGCTCGTGACTACTATGCTCTTGATTTCCTTTCACCTGATGTCGATGTTTCTCCAATTGTGCCAGCACTTAGAGACTTTTTTGATGATGCACTTAATTATACCGTGAGTGAACTTAACTTCAAGACACTAGTGGATGGTCTTGGGAATGTTCTTTATCAATTTCCATTTAATG TCCCAGCTTACTATGCTCTGATATTGAGGTCTCTCACTGTTTTAGAAGGTTTAGCCCTTAATGCTGATCCCAACTTTAAGGTGCTTGCAGCTTCATACCCGTATTTTGCTAAGCGGCTCTTAACAGATCCAAATCCATATTTAAGAGATGCTCTTATTGAGTTGCTTTTCAAAGATGAGAAATTTAG GTGGAGTAGACTTGAAGACTTGCTAATCCAAGGCAGAATGGACAGTGATTTCTCTGCCAAAGAGGCCTTACAACCTGTTCTAAAGGTATTACTTAGTCCAGATGGCGAAGTTATCAGGACTCTTGTTATTAAAGAGGCTGTTCGCGTATCAGAAGCTTTTACTCTCAGTTCAATTTCTGATACATACAAGTCAGTTCCTGATTTTATGAGGACTCTAGTTTTCAATGGCAATGCAAATGGTCCCCTTATGATGTCAGAATCTGAAATGCAAAGCATGATAGAACTTCGGAATCAAGTACTCAGGATTTGGGGACTTCTTCAATCCTCTAATGATTTTGATCCAGCTCTTCTGCTGCCTATATTCCAG ATCCTTCGGCAACCCGAGGTACGCAAACTTGGGGGAGGTGTTATGGATGGGATCACACAACGTTTCCTAGCACGCTTTCTGCAGCAAGTACTTCGAGTTCCAGCAACAGCTTCTGCATAG
- the LOC131613590 gene encoding uncharacterized protein LOC131613590 — translation MRLRKHHVSCAHNCPSCEDPHEDDWHVFFGCSEAISSGRAAGLYNISPRLHSFEDAKSVIIDICCKEDSHVAGRVAVTIEGLWRNRNDWLWNNEKEDATKLGWIALHKWQEWFYAQHIRPSDGNNRELVHWTPPPSGSFKCNVDAGFNRQLGTSKRGWCLRDDHGDFVVAGTAWDGGSLSILETEALALKEAIQGVSSLHIDHVLFESDSQVVVYSLRSKLSGNSEFNLIISSIKLLLLDFPNFKIKFVKRQANLVAHTLAKAVNSWSRRMLLEEIPLCISSYLINERS, via the coding sequence ATGCGACTCCGTAAGCATCATGTTTCTTGTGCTCATAACTGTCCGTCTTGTGAAGATCCTCATGAAGACGATTGGCATGTTTTTTTTGGGTGTTCAGAAGCAATTTCCTCTGGGAGGGCAGCAGGTTTGTATAATATATCTCCCCGTCTCCACTCGTTTGAGGATGCTAAATCCGTTATTATTGATATTTGTTGCAAGGAAGATAGTCATGTTGCGGGTAGAGTAGCGGTAACGATAGAGGGCTTGTGGAGGAATAGAAATGATTGGCTTTGGAACAATGAAAAGGAAGATGCGACTAAACTTGGTTGGATTGCTTTGCACAAGTGGCAGGAATGGTTTTATGCTCAACATATTCGACCCTCTGATGGTAACAACAGGGAGTTGGTTCATTGGACTCCACCGCCGAGTGGTAGCTTTAAGTGTAATGTGGATGCGGGTTTTAACCGTCAGTTAGGTACATCGAAACGGGGGTGGTGTCTTCGAGATGATCATGGCGACTTTGTTGTTGCTGGCACTGCTTGGGATGGTGGTTCTTTATCTATCCTGGAAACGGAGGCTTTAGCTCTCAAGGAAGCCATCCAAGGTGTTAGTTCCCTTCATATTGATCATGTCTTATTTGAAAGTGACTCTCAGGTGGTAGTCTATAGTCTACGGTCTAAATTAAGTGGTAATTCagaatttaatttgattatttcttctattaagttgttgttactagaTTTTCCCAACTTTAAGATAAAGTTTGTTAAGCGTCAAGCGAACTTGGTTGCCCATACATTAGCTAAGGCGGTCAATTCTTGGTCTCGACGTATGTTACTTGAAGAGATTCCTCTTTGTATTTCTTcttatttgattaatgaaagaagttaa